The following are encoded together in the Cyanobacterium aponinum PCC 10605 genome:
- the stpA gene encoding glucosylglycerol 3-phosphatase, with the protein MTYSNLNQFSLSLNHDLCAEKLINTKNKLIIQDLDGVCMGLVKNPLHRVIDFNYVKAARNLHNHFYVLTNGEHIGKFGVNHIIEKSAPNPEIVKKEGYYLSGLAGGGVQWQDNYGKITYPGVKQEELTFLSAIPAIFEERLRNFCQNQAPFLTKEVINEALDAVILVNQVSPTINLNTFFSLFVDHPHLYLALQKEIKALMDELLDKAQKNGLKHSFFLHLAPNLGRDEEGVEIMKEATENDSGTTDFQFMLKGAVKEAGVLYILNHYYYLHTGEYPLGQDFSPQQAPNNHQELVNLVIDKFSPESMPLIMGVGDTVNSQVTWQNGKKIVKRGGSDRNFLQLIQDIGKGFNIDNIIAYVDSSGGEVKNRKPIKVENIDGNLIVTEGIAHPDDPDEPLNVNFVFPEGHRQYCQFFQKITG; encoded by the coding sequence ATGACTTATTCTAATCTCAACCAATTTTCTTTATCTTTAAATCATGATTTATGTGCAGAAAAATTAATTAACACCAAAAATAAATTAATTATTCAAGACTTGGATGGAGTTTGCATGGGGTTAGTCAAAAATCCCCTTCATCGAGTTATTGATTTTAATTATGTCAAAGCCGCCCGTAACTTACATAATCATTTTTACGTATTAACTAATGGTGAACATATTGGCAAATTTGGCGTTAACCACATTATTGAAAAATCCGCCCCTAATCCTGAGATAGTAAAAAAAGAAGGTTACTATCTATCTGGTTTAGCAGGAGGGGGAGTTCAATGGCAAGATAATTACGGTAAAATTACTTATCCGGGGGTAAAGCAGGAAGAATTAACATTTTTATCGGCGATTCCAGCTATTTTTGAGGAGAGATTGCGGAATTTTTGTCAAAATCAAGCTCCGTTTTTAACTAAGGAAGTGATTAACGAGGCTCTTGACGCAGTAATTTTAGTTAACCAAGTTTCTCCTACAATTAACCTTAATACTTTTTTCTCTTTATTTGTAGATCATCCTCATCTTTATCTTGCCCTACAAAAAGAGATAAAGGCACTGATGGATGAGTTACTAGACAAAGCTCAAAAAAACGGCTTGAAACACTCTTTCTTTCTCCATTTAGCTCCTAATTTAGGCAGAGACGAGGAGGGCGTCGAAATAATGAAGGAAGCCACAGAAAACGATTCAGGCACGACAGATTTTCAATTTATGCTCAAAGGTGCAGTTAAAGAAGCGGGAGTTTTATATATTCTCAATCATTACTATTATTTACATACGGGAGAATATCCTCTTGGTCAAGATTTTAGCCCCCAACAAGCACCGAATAATCATCAAGAGTTAGTTAATTTAGTGATTGATAAATTTTCTCCTGAATCGATGCCCTTAATTATGGGAGTGGGAGATACCGTTAACAGTCAAGTAACTTGGCAAAATGGAAAAAAAATAGTGAAAAGAGGAGGAAGCGATCGCAATTTCTTACAATTGATTCAAGATATAGGTAAAGGGTTTAATATTGATAATATCATTGCTTATGTTGATAGTTCTGGTGGGGAAGTCAAAAACCGTAAACCGATTAAAGTAGAAAATATTGACGGTAACTTAATAGTAACAGAAGGAATAGCCCATCCAGATGATCCCGATGAGCCATTAAATGTTAACTTTGTATTTCCTGAAGGACATCGACAATATTGTCAGTTTTTTCAAAAAATCACTGGTTAA
- a CDS encoding HesB/IscA family protein, which yields MINISKRAIAELKRIQKNQYPDCNHIRVGINQGGCLNYAYNIEFAQEINEADLTFNHDSGMVIVANSEIYSRLQNLTIDYLEDLMGGAFQFKNPNIAHHCSCGLSFDLES from the coding sequence ATGATCAATATTAGTAAAAGAGCGATCGCAGAACTAAAAAGAATTCAAAAAAATCAATATCCTGACTGTAATCATATCCGAGTTGGTATCAATCAAGGAGGATGTCTTAACTATGCCTATAATATCGAATTTGCACAGGAAATTAACGAAGCAGATTTAACCTTTAACCACGATTCAGGAATGGTGATAGTAGCTAATTCAGAAATTTATTCCCGTCTGCAAAATTTGACGATTGACTATTTAGAGGATTTAATGGGGGGAGCATTCCAATTTAAAAATCCTAACATTGCTCATCATTGCAGTTGTGGATTATCTTTTGACCTAGAATCATAA
- a CDS encoding cupin domain-containing protein — MAKTQTQNKTQEIHSTTSHPHKSEIQVTETRPWGSFTTLEEGFGYKIKRIEVNPGHRLSLQMHHHRSEHWIVVSGTAKVVCGDEEKILAANQSTYVPQCTAHRLENPGVIKLVIIEVQNGEYLGEDDIIRFQDDYSRG; from the coding sequence ATGGCTAAAACTCAGACTCAAAACAAAACCCAAGAAATACATTCCACCACTTCTCATCCTCACAAATCAGAAATTCAGGTTACAGAAACTCGCCCTTGGGGAAGTTTTACCACCCTAGAGGAAGGATTTGGCTACAAAATTAAACGTATTGAAGTTAACCCAGGCCATCGTCTAAGTTTACAAATGCACCATCACCGCAGTGAACATTGGATTGTTGTTTCTGGCACTGCTAAAGTCGTTTGTGGAGATGAAGAAAAAATATTAGCGGCAAATCAGTCAACTTATGTGCCTCAATGCACCGCCCACCGTTTAGAAAATCCGGGGGTTATTAAATTAGTGATTATCGAGGTACAAAATGGCGAATATTTAGGGGAAGATGATATTATTCGTTTTCAAGATGACTATTCCAGAGGGTAA
- the lepA gene encoding translation elongation factor 4 codes for MTDTPVKRLRNFCIIAHIDHGKSTLADRLLQVTGTVADREMKAQFLDNMELERERGITIKLQAARMNYKAKDGEEYVLNLIDTPGHVDFSYEVSRSLAACEGALLVVDASQGVEAQTLANVYLALDNDLEIIPVLNKIDLPGAEPERVINEIEEVVGLDCSNIIHASAKTGIGVDDILEAIVAQVPPPQDTLDKPFRALIFDSYYDPYRGVIVYFRVMDGSLKKGDRIRLMASGKEYDLDEIGVLSPTQVQVDELHAGEVGYLAAAIKSVEDARVGDTITLVSKPAKEPLPGYTEAKPMVFCGLFPTDADQYADLKDALEKLKLNDAALSFEPETSSAMGFGFRCGFLGLLHMEIVQERLEREYNLDLITTAPSVVYRVTTTDGEEIEIDNPSALPPPQKRIKIEEPYIRVEMITPETYVGPLMDLCQTRRGVFVDMKYFTLNRTNLIYELPLAEVVTDFFDQLKSRSRGYASMEYHLIGYRENHLIRLDIMVNKDPVDALAMIVHRDKAYQVGRALTEKLKELIPRHQFKVPIQAAIGSKIIASEHIPALRKDVLAKCYGGDISRKKKLLQKQAKGKKRMKSIGTVDVPQEAFMAVLKLES; via the coding sequence ATGACTGACACTCCCGTAAAACGCCTGCGCAATTTTTGTATTATTGCCCATATTGATCACGGTAAATCTACTTTAGCAGACCGTTTGCTACAGGTAACTGGTACTGTGGCAGATCGGGAGATGAAGGCTCAGTTCCTTGATAATATGGAGCTAGAAAGAGAAAGAGGCATTACTATTAAACTCCAAGCCGCACGGATGAACTATAAAGCGAAGGATGGAGAGGAATACGTTTTAAATTTAATTGATACCCCTGGTCACGTGGATTTTTCCTATGAGGTATCTCGCTCTTTAGCCGCTTGTGAGGGTGCTTTATTGGTAGTTGATGCTTCTCAAGGAGTAGAGGCTCAAACTTTGGCAAATGTCTATTTAGCCCTTGATAATGACTTAGAAATTATCCCTGTGTTGAATAAAATTGATTTACCCGGAGCAGAGCCTGAAAGAGTCATCAATGAAATCGAAGAAGTTGTCGGTTTAGATTGTAGTAATATTATTCACGCTTCAGCGAAAACAGGTATTGGTGTTGACGATATTTTAGAAGCTATTGTCGCTCAAGTACCACCACCTCAAGATACTTTAGACAAGCCTTTTCGAGCTTTAATTTTTGATAGTTACTATGACCCCTATCGGGGAGTTATCGTCTATTTCCGTGTGATGGATGGCAGTCTTAAAAAAGGCGATCGCATCCGTTTAATGGCATCAGGCAAAGAATACGATTTAGATGAAATTGGGGTACTTTCCCCCACTCAGGTGCAAGTTGACGAACTTCACGCAGGAGAAGTAGGCTATCTCGCCGCCGCTATTAAAAGTGTGGAAGATGCACGGGTAGGAGATACCATCACCCTAGTCAGTAAACCAGCAAAAGAACCTCTCCCCGGTTATACAGAAGCAAAACCAATGGTATTCTGCGGTTTATTCCCCACTGATGCAGATCAATATGCAGACTTGAAGGACGCTTTAGAAAAGCTAAAACTCAATGATGCCGCCCTTTCCTTTGAACCTGAAACATCTTCAGCCATGGGCTTTGGTTTCCGTTGCGGTTTCTTAGGCTTGTTACACATGGAAATTGTCCAAGAACGTTTAGAAAGAGAATATAATCTTGATTTAATTACTACCGCTCCTTCTGTAGTTTATCGAGTTACTACCACCGATGGCGAAGAAATCGAAATTGATAATCCTAGCGCCTTACCTCCTCCACAAAAACGAATCAAAATCGAAGAGCCTTACATCCGAGTAGAAATGATTACTCCTGAAACCTACGTTGGCCCTCTGATGGATTTATGTCAAACTCGACGAGGGGTATTTGTGGATATGAAATATTTTACCCTCAACCGTACTAATTTAATTTATGAATTACCTTTAGCAGAGGTAGTTACAGACTTTTTTGATCAATTAAAATCTCGTTCTCGTGGTTATGCCAGTATGGAATATCACTTAATTGGTTATCGAGAAAATCATTTAATTCGCTTAGATATTATGGTAAATAAAGATCCTGTGGATGCTTTAGCCATGATTGTCCATCGAGACAAAGCCTATCAGGTTGGACGAGCTTTAACGGAAAAATTAAAAGAATTGATTCCACGTCATCAATTTAAAGTGCCTATTCAAGCTGCGATCGGGTCTAAAATTATTGCTAGTGAACATATTCCTGCTTTAAGAAAAGATGTTTTAGCGAAATGTTATGGCGGTGATATTAGTCGTAAGAAAAAACTACTACAAAAACAAGCCAAAGGTAAAAAACGGATGAAGTCCATTGGAACTGTAGATGTACCTCAAGAAGCCTTTATGGCGGTTTTGAAACTGGAATCTTAA
- a CDS encoding type II toxin-antitoxin system CcdA family antitoxin has protein sequence MNNNTLSEGRGAEKVEISIHIDSELLEKVSHLTNDPSRIIESALKQWLRGERQQDDDLTRSLRRNPPVPPRGEWND, from the coding sequence ATGAATAATAACACTTTGTCAGAAGGACGTGGAGCAGAAAAGGTGGAAATTTCCATTCACATCGATTCTGAATTATTAGAAAAGGTAAGCCATCTTACTAATGATCCTAGTAGAATTATTGAGTCCGCTTTAAAACAATGGCTGAGGGGTGAAAGACAGCAGGATGATGATTTAACCCGTAGTCTCCGCCGTAATCCTCCTGTGCCACCTAGAGGGGAATGGAATGACTAA
- a CDS encoding GAF domain-containing hybrid sensor histidine kinase/response regulator gives MMSNIVEYNNGHIFSQLGAELVFTQNAQGEYLSFYWKSDIYNQSNLDQKTFQPLVKETYLERIRRVIKRKIPEQCNYVFCHEQFCLPFELIISPIILSDGAVESVLVMGRSLDNASHLSIESTSALPTNPDPYQKLLTNIARKIRRTLDLETIGQQTVDSIGEALKASRCLLLMPTNSNSEILQVKAEYCEPKYKSLLAMQIKYSDHEEMKEAIMSRNAVIFNSSHCADCDALSTLLVPTFYQQELNGIICLHQCDRPRSWNEAEQELVQELADQVGTAMAHATIYQKLEIANKEAKEASRLKSEFLASTSHELRTPLNGILGFLKLVLDDMADDKEEEREFIDQAYNSALHLLNLINDILDIAKIEAGKMEFELTSISWNQICDEIQKFAHSQAEKKNLYFHIELPSTYDEILLYADYQRLLQVMLNLVGNSLKFTQEGGIEIKGEIVHKQIEINDVILPGVLKISVEDTGIGVALDKQERLFETFYQVDGSRTKAYGGTGLGLAISKRLVEAMGGKISFYSMGEFLGTTVTFTMPLAQLPLLKTENQDKISE, from the coding sequence ATGATGTCGAATATTGTGGAATATAATAATGGTCATATTTTCTCTCAATTGGGAGCAGAGCTAGTTTTCACTCAAAATGCACAAGGGGAATATCTTTCCTTTTATTGGAAATCTGATATTTATAATCAAAGTAATTTGGATCAAAAGACTTTTCAACCTTTAGTAAAAGAGACTTATTTAGAGCGTATTCGGCGGGTAATCAAACGGAAAATACCGGAGCAATGTAATTATGTTTTTTGTCATGAGCAGTTTTGTTTGCCCTTTGAGTTGATTATTAGTCCTATCATCTTGAGTGATGGTGCGGTAGAATCTGTTTTGGTAATGGGTAGAAGTTTGGATAATGCTTCTCACTTGTCCATTGAATCCACATCCGCCTTACCGACAAATCCCGATCCTTATCAGAAATTATTAACTAATATTGCCCGTAAGATTCGTCGTACTCTTGATTTAGAAACCATCGGACAACAAACCGTTGATAGTATTGGTGAGGCGTTAAAAGCTAGTCGTTGTTTGTTACTTATGCCAACAAACTCTAATAGTGAAATTTTGCAGGTGAAAGCAGAGTATTGTGAGCCTAAGTATAAATCATTGTTAGCCATGCAGATCAAATACAGCGACCATGAAGAAATGAAAGAGGCGATTATGTCTCGTAATGCAGTGATTTTTAATTCTAGTCATTGTGCTGATTGTGATGCTTTATCTACTTTGCTAGTGCCTACTTTCTATCAACAGGAATTGAATGGTATCATTTGTTTACATCAGTGCGATCGCCCCCGTAGTTGGAATGAAGCCGAACAAGAATTAGTACAGGAATTAGCGGATCAAGTGGGTACAGCTATGGCGCACGCTACTATTTATCAAAAGCTAGAAATTGCCAATAAAGAAGCGAAAGAAGCATCAAGGTTGAAAAGTGAGTTTCTAGCTAGTACAAGTCATGAATTGAGGACTCCATTGAATGGTATATTGGGTTTTCTCAAATTGGTTTTAGATGATATGGCTGATGATAAGGAGGAAGAAAGGGAGTTTATTGATCAAGCATATAATTCAGCACTACATTTACTCAATCTGATTAATGATATTTTAGACATTGCCAAAATTGAAGCAGGGAAGATGGAATTTGAACTGACATCCATTTCTTGGAATCAGATTTGTGATGAAATTCAGAAATTCGCTCACTCCCAAGCAGAGAAGAAAAATCTTTATTTTCATATTGAGCTACCCTCCACCTACGATGAAATACTACTTTACGCCGATTATCAAAGACTTTTGCAGGTAATGTTAAATTTAGTGGGTAATTCTTTAAAATTTACTCAAGAGGGAGGCATTGAAATAAAAGGGGAAATAGTACATAAACAAATCGAAATTAATGATGTTATTTTACCCGGAGTGTTAAAGATAAGTGTAGAGGATACGGGGATAGGAGTTGCTTTAGATAAACAAGAAAGACTGTTTGAAACATTTTATCAGGTTGATGGTTCACGTACGAAAGCCTACGGAGGTACAGGTTTAGGTTTAGCTATTTCCAAACGTTTAGTTGAAGCCATGGGGGGAAAAATATCGTTTTATAGTATGGGAGAATTTTTAGGTACAACTGTAACATTTACTATGCCTTTAGCTCAATTACCTTTGCTAAAAACGGAAAATCAAGACAAGATATCCGAGTAG